One genomic window of Octopus bimaculoides isolate UCB-OBI-ISO-001 chromosome 2, ASM119413v2, whole genome shotgun sequence includes the following:
- the LOC106871172 gene encoding uncharacterized protein LOC106871172, translating into MAASVRRLVSCDENQRIVCLHQEGKSNSVIVTTVGRSRSVVQRVVARFKSSGSTDAKPKSGRPRKTSPRQDHVMIRMSLKDRFKSAIEISREFSSTSDINVSHKTVSRRLRGSGLLA; encoded by the coding sequence ATGGCGGCTTCTGTGAGACGACTGGTGTCCTGTGATGAAAATCAAAGGATTGTGTGCCTTCACCAAGAGGGTAAATCAAATTCTGTGATAGTAACCACTGTAGGAAGATCTAGAAGTGTTGTGCAACGAGTTGTAGCTCGTTTTAAGTCATCAGGATCGACAGATGCTAAACCCAAGTCCGGTAGACCTCGTAAAACTTCACCAAGACAGGATCATGTTATGATTAGAATGTCACTGAAAGATAGGTTTAAGAGTGCTATTGAGATATCCCGCGAGTTTAGCTCCACTTCCGATATCAACGTATCGCACAAAACAGTTTCTCGGAGGTTAAGAGGTTCTGGGTTGCTTGCTTGA